A single region of the Bifidobacterium asteroides DSM 20089 genome encodes:
- the gatC gene encoding Asp-tRNA(Asn)/Glu-tRNA(Gln) amidotransferase subunit GatC, translating to MPTFTREEIKHLGDLARIALTDQEADRLKGELNVIADSITKVQEVAGDDVPPTANPIPLEAYLRPDEAEEPLTQEAALSGAPVTESGMFVAPRILGEE from the coding sequence ATGCCAACTTTTACACGTGAAGAGATCAAGCACCTGGGCGATCTGGCCCGTATTGCTTTGACCGATCAGGAGGCTGACCGCCTCAAGGGCGAACTCAACGTGATCGCCGATTCCATCACCAAGGTTCAGGAGGTGGCCGGCGACGACGTGCCCCCCACCGCCAATCCCATTCCTCTGGAGGCCTATCTGCGCCCTGATGAGGCTGAGGAACCGCTGACCCAGGAGGCTGCACTTTCAGGGGCTCCGGTCACCGAGTCGGGCATGTTCGTGGCCCCGCGCATTCTGGGTGAGGAGTGA
- a CDS encoding GNAT family N-acetyltransferase yields MSMSGRGNDRPQTQSEESDDVASRQLPDRIEIPYIRGEMLHLRPAVIADLTAMDQLEAFYNSTGITGKGPSAERAVVNAWVRRSVAWSKGLAARDSGVGDPESRRTLAWAMVTDADTDQDGSPDADATKGVIGMIFLIDVDGWSRSARIQVVLGRHFRGRGYSRDAMPRIMTYGYAAAPTGLGLHRIWVAVPEKNTRSISVYQSLGFMISGTSRDALWDAENGKYQDQIVMDALVDEYDPIRSLNAFGMHVIRENPGVAEALVAHGYAADEDGGISEAESKEATPASQDTQASGDKANQAPTDGPRSGEVAEGHAGSGGWSDEKTGSGQTDAKDAEESGSGGSTAEQPGEEHTASDWAYGSSESKRSKRAWWRTLGHGRDRANGGSR; encoded by the coding sequence ATGTCTATGAGCGGCAGGGGCAATGACCGACCGCAAACGCAAAGCGAGGAATCTGACGATGTGGCGAGCAGGCAGCTGCCCGACCGGATTGAGATTCCCTACATCCGGGGCGAGATGTTGCACCTGCGTCCGGCGGTCATCGCCGACTTGACGGCAATGGATCAGCTGGAGGCCTTCTACAATTCCACCGGCATCACCGGCAAGGGGCCTAGCGCCGAACGGGCCGTGGTCAACGCCTGGGTGCGTCGGTCGGTGGCCTGGTCCAAGGGTCTGGCCGCCCGTGATTCGGGCGTGGGCGATCCAGAGTCCCGCCGTACCCTGGCCTGGGCCATGGTCACTGATGCGGACACCGACCAGGACGGCTCGCCCGATGCCGATGCCACCAAGGGGGTCATCGGCATGATCTTCCTGATTGATGTGGACGGCTGGTCCCGCTCGGCCAGGATTCAGGTGGTCCTGGGCAGGCATTTCCGCGGGCGCGGCTATTCCCGGGATGCCATGCCCAGAATCATGACCTACGGGTACGCGGCTGCTCCTACGGGTCTGGGCCTGCACCGGATCTGGGTGGCTGTGCCAGAGAAAAACACACGTTCCATCTCCGTCTATCAGTCCCTGGGCTTCATGATCTCGGGTACCTCGCGTGATGCGCTCTGGGATGCCGAGAATGGCAAGTATCAGGATCAGATCGTCATGGACGCCCTGGTCGACGAGTATGATCCCATCCGTTCTTTGAATGCGTTTGGCATGCATGTCATCCGCGAAAATCCTGGTGTGGCAGAAGCCCTTGTTGCACATGGATACGCCGCGGATGAGGATGGCGGTATCAGCGAAGCCGAGTCCAAGGAGGCCACCCCGGCATCTCAGGACACGCAGGCATCAGGTGACAAGGCCAATCAGGCCCCGACGGATGGTCCGCGTTCAGGAGAAGTTGCTGAAGGCCATGCAGGATCCGGCGGATGGAGTGATGAGAAGACGGGCTCTGGTCAGACGGACGCCAAGGATGCGGAGGAGTCCGGTTCCGGGGGGTCGACCGCCGAGCAGCCTGGCGAGGAGCATACGGCATCGGATTGGGCCTATGGGTCGTCTGAGTCCAAGCGCTCCAAGCGCGCCTGGTGGCGTACGCTTGGTCATGGCCGTGATCGCGCGAATGGAGGTAGTCGATGA
- a CDS encoding TrmH family RNA methyltransferase: MREPDPVTRAAMASDEPVFREVGVGPWQEEHPELPMPTDPRYDSELLEQGDRRNVLDRYRYWKVEAIRDDLDRRGRHDFEVAVENWTHDFNIGSMVRTANAFAARRVHIVGPHKWNRKGSLMTELYQHVVHDPDVATMTANLREETAGLGESMPRMIAIDNVSGAVPMETYRFPRHCLLMFGAEGPGLSEKALELADDVVYISQFGSVRSINAGAAAAVAMHSWICQHAGVAGQSEQGTLP, encoded by the coding sequence ATGAGGGAGCCTGATCCAGTGACCCGAGCGGCCATGGCCTCGGATGAGCCGGTCTTCCGCGAGGTGGGGGTCGGCCCCTGGCAGGAGGAGCATCCTGAGCTGCCCATGCCGACGGACCCGCGCTATGACTCTGAACTGCTGGAACAGGGGGATCGCCGCAACGTCCTGGATCGGTACCGCTACTGGAAGGTCGAGGCCATTCGGGACGACCTGGATCGCCGGGGCCGTCATGATTTCGAGGTGGCTGTGGAGAACTGGACCCACGACTTCAATATCGGATCCATGGTCCGTACAGCCAACGCCTTTGCCGCACGCCGCGTCCACATAGTCGGTCCCCACAAATGGAACCGTAAGGGCTCGTTGATGACCGAGCTTTACCAGCACGTGGTTCACGACCCCGACGTAGCAACCATGACGGCCAACCTGCGAGAAGAGACAGCTGGGCTGGGGGAATCCATGCCCCGTATGATCGCCATCGACAACGTGTCCGGGGCCGTCCCAATGGAGACCTACCGCTTTCCTCGTCACTGCCTGCTCATGTTCGGTGCCGAGGGGCCTGGCCTGTCTGAGAAGGCCTTGGAGCTGGCGGACGACGTGGTCTACATCTCCCAGTTCGGATCGGTCCGCTCCATCAACGCCGGTGCCGCGGCTGCCGTGGCCATGCACTCCTGGATCTGCCAGCATGCCGGGGTGGCGGGTCAGTCAGAGCAGGGGACCCTGCCATGA
- a CDS encoding orotate phosphoribosyltransferase — translation MDLPEPVDQLRELLAREIGGRPFTELSGVTFHHRGAELAGHVLLDTLEDAGYSVDDFDAVGALTAAAVPLADAMLHAAASRGQDLDAFVMDFVYPSIKGPSIEGRRVILLDAWLGRKSYVQTSSLVTLGKNNELNLDCGIIQRQGAKTLAIASLVGGRTDGSIQVVDPVDGSRQRLPFICAYQEDQFVGTTDDSPERS, via the coding sequence ATGGATCTGCCCGAGCCGGTCGATCAGCTGCGTGAACTCCTGGCCCGGGAGATCGGCGGTCGTCCCTTCACCGAGCTGAGCGGGGTCACCTTCCATCACCGCGGGGCCGAACTTGCCGGTCATGTTCTTCTGGACACCCTGGAGGATGCAGGCTATTCAGTCGACGACTTCGATGCGGTCGGGGCCCTGACCGCCGCCGCTGTGCCACTGGCTGATGCCATGCTCCATGCCGCAGCCTCGCGTGGGCAGGATCTGGACGCTTTCGTCATGGACTTCGTCTACCCCTCCATCAAGGGTCCGTCCATCGAGGGCAGGAGGGTCATCCTGCTGGATGCCTGGCTGGGCCGAAAATCCTACGTGCAGACCTCGTCCTTGGTTACCTTGGGCAAGAATAACGAGCTCAATCTTGACTGCGGGATCATTCAGCGTCAGGGCGCGAAGACGCTGGCCATCGCCTCGCTGGTGGGTGGTCGGACGGACGGCAGCATTCAGGTGGTGGATCCGGTGGACGGGTCCCGGCAAAGGCTGCCTTTCATCTGTGCCTACCAGGAGGATCAGTTCGTCGGCACGACCGACGATTCCCCGGAGCGATCATGA
- the gatB gene encoding Asp-tRNA(Asn)/Glu-tRNA(Gln) amidotransferase subunit GatB — MAEKLMKYADAVAKYDPVFGLEVHVELCTNTKLFCPAHIEFGGEPNTQLTPVSLGLPGSLPVVNKTAIDYAVKLGLALHCQINEWSQFARKNYFYPDMPRDYQISQYDKPLNGEGYLDVELDDGSIFRVPIERAHVEDDAGKNTHVGGADGRIEGADHSLVDYNRAGVPLVEIVTKPIEGAGARTPEVAGAYVRAIRDIVRALGISHARMEQGNMRADVNVSLHAGPDAPLGTRSETKNVNTFKGIEKTLTYEIRRQAALLESGGEVLQETRHWDESTQTTAGGRVKTDANDYRYFPDPDLVMVHVTKDHIEELKAQMPEMPRERRARLKKEWDFTDRQMQDAVNADAVDLIEDTVKAGATAAGARKWWLGEISREANARGVSLQELPISAQDVADVEQLIADGKLNDKLAKQTVSGVLAGEGKPAEVVKKHGYQVVSDDGALDAAVDQALKDNPDIVAKLKGGNMKPMGAIIGAVMRATKGQADAKAVSKIVMERIAKS, encoded by the coding sequence ATGGCTGAAAAACTGATGAAGTACGCCGATGCCGTGGCCAAGTATGACCCGGTGTTCGGTCTGGAGGTCCATGTCGAGCTTTGCACCAACACCAAGCTCTTCTGCCCGGCCCATATCGAGTTTGGCGGCGAGCCCAACACCCAGCTGACCCCGGTCTCCCTGGGCCTGCCTGGCAGCCTGCCCGTGGTCAACAAGACCGCCATCGACTATGCGGTCAAGCTGGGTCTGGCCCTGCACTGCCAGATCAACGAGTGGAGCCAGTTCGCCCGGAAGAACTACTTCTACCCGGACATGCCTCGTGACTATCAGATTTCCCAGTACGACAAGCCCCTGAACGGCGAGGGCTATCTGGACGTGGAGCTGGACGACGGCAGCATCTTCCGTGTGCCCATTGAGCGGGCCCATGTGGAGGACGACGCCGGCAAGAACACCCACGTGGGTGGGGCCGACGGCCGTATTGAGGGCGCCGACCACTCCCTGGTGGACTACAACCGTGCCGGTGTTCCTCTGGTTGAGATCGTGACCAAGCCCATCGAGGGCGCCGGGGCGCGCACCCCCGAGGTGGCCGGGGCCTACGTCCGGGCCATCCGCGACATCGTCCGGGCCCTGGGCATCTCCCACGCCCGAATGGAGCAGGGCAACATGCGCGCCGACGTCAACGTCTCCCTGCATGCCGGGCCGGACGCCCCTCTGGGAACCCGGTCGGAGACCAAGAACGTCAACACCTTCAAGGGCATCGAGAAGACGCTGACCTACGAGATCCGCCGTCAGGCGGCCCTGCTGGAGTCCGGCGGGGAGGTGCTGCAGGAGACCCGTCACTGGGATGAGTCCACGCAGACCACGGCAGGCGGCCGTGTCAAGACCGATGCCAACGATTACCGGTACTTCCCTGACCCCGATCTGGTCATGGTCCATGTGACCAAGGACCATATCGAGGAACTCAAGGCCCAGATGCCTGAGATGCCGCGTGAGCGCCGCGCCCGTCTCAAGAAGGAATGGGACTTCACAGACCGGCAGATGCAGGACGCGGTCAATGCGGATGCCGTGGATCTGATTGAGGATACGGTCAAGGCCGGCGCCACGGCTGCCGGAGCCCGCAAGTGGTGGCTGGGCGAGATCTCCCGCGAAGCCAACGCCCGTGGGGTCAGTCTGCAGGAGCTGCCTATCTCGGCTCAGGATGTCGCCGATGTGGAACAGCTGATCGCTGACGGAAAGCTCAATGACAAGTTGGCCAAGCAGACCGTCTCCGGTGTGTTGGCCGGCGAGGGCAAGCCTGCCGAGGTCGTCAAGAAGCACGGCTATCAGGTGGTTTCGGACGATGGGGCTCTGGATGCCGCTGTCGATCAGGCCCTCAAGGACAACCCGGACATCGTGGCCAAGCTCAAAGGCGGCAACATGAAGCCCATGGGCGCCATTATCGGAGCGGTCATGCGGGCCACCAAGGGCCAAGCCGATGCCAAGGCGGTCAGCAAGATCGTCATGGAGCGCATCGCTAAGTCCTGA
- a CDS encoding ABC transporter permease subunit has protein sequence MSADNGRQVRRSRREVPTGSDKATPRHGSAFTRLRRTSRLSLLDLRRPSGQLTLSGAVRGELRKMFSLRSTRVLLLIVMFLQPLSTGLMAGLARQTDHLLAHLLPASSGLFWTTAVFGLFPGMFVAGILGVLVLTREFSGATIESTLTANPRRGMVLMAKGLALALLTWLAAQAGLLLSWILATLLLSGRSGALSASKPGLALVDLLGGPLMLVLFALMGLGLGALSRSKVGGIGLFLGLTLILPLILGLLRGLSLPVGWLRIPFRLTPASLLGTFLTGMGRVSGTGVGWWPTWWQAGLIMMAWTALSCALGTLVFRRVDIG, from the coding sequence ATGAGTGCCGACAACGGTCGCCAAGTCCGCCGGAGCCGACGAGAGGTACCCACGGGATCTGATAAAGCAACCCCACGGCATGGCTCCGCCTTTACCCGGTTGCGTCGGACCTCGCGGCTGTCCCTCCTGGATTTGCGTCGGCCCTCCGGTCAGTTGACCCTTTCAGGGGCGGTTCGAGGGGAGCTGCGCAAGATGTTCTCCCTGCGATCGACCCGGGTTCTGCTCCTGATTGTCATGTTCCTACAGCCGTTGAGCACCGGTCTTATGGCTGGCCTGGCTCGGCAGACCGATCACCTCCTGGCTCACCTCCTGCCTGCCTCCAGTGGCCTTTTCTGGACGACAGCCGTTTTCGGCCTGTTTCCGGGCATGTTTGTGGCGGGCATTCTGGGGGTTCTGGTCCTTACGCGTGAGTTTTCCGGCGCCACCATTGAGAGCACACTGACGGCCAATCCTCGTCGGGGCATGGTTCTGATGGCCAAGGGCCTTGCCTTGGCCTTGCTGACTTGGTTAGCGGCACAAGCGGGCCTGCTGCTCAGCTGGATCCTGGCAACCCTGCTTCTGTCAGGCAGATCTGGTGCCTTGTCTGCCTCCAAGCCCGGGCTCGCTCTTGTCGATCTTCTGGGCGGACCGCTCATGCTGGTCCTCTTTGCTTTGATGGGCCTGGGTCTGGGTGCCTTGAGCCGATCCAAGGTCGGCGGAATCGGCCTGTTCCTGGGGCTGACCTTGATCCTGCCACTGATTCTGGGCCTCCTGAGGGGTTTGAGCCTTCCTGTCGGCTGGCTGCGGATCCCCTTCAGGCTGACCCCAGCCAGCCTGCTGGGCACTTTCCTCACGGGCATGGGCCGGGTGTCAGGGACAGGCGTCGGATGGTGGCCGACATGGTGGCAGGCGGGCCTGATTATGATGGCCTGGACGGCTCTATCCTGTGCTTTGGGAACCCTGGTCTTCCGGCGCGTAGACATCGGTTGA
- the gatA gene encoding Asp-tRNA(Asn)/Glu-tRNA(Gln) amidotransferase subunit GatA — translation MSAQEELVKQSASDMAAQLRSGQVSSRELVQAHLDVIEAAEPSIDAFLHVSADQALEQADAFDQRLAHDGAEGLPELAGVPIAIKDMIVTKGIPTTAASKILEGWVPPYDATVIKKLKAAGMPILGKTNLDEFAQGSSTEHSAFKPTHNPWDTERVPGGSGGGSASAVGAFEAPLALGTDTGGSIRQPGSLTGTVGVKPTYGGVSRFGAIAMASSLDQIGPVSRSVLDAALLQEVIGGYDRRDSTSIPKPVPPLAQAARQGQKRDLKGLKVGLVKELGGEGYQPGVEARFNEAVSLLESMGAQVVQVSCPHFPYALAAYYIIMPSEVSSNLARYDGMRYGLRVMPPEGVPQTAANMMAATREAGFGDEVKRRIILGIYALSAGYYDAWYGSAQKVRTLVIRDFEKAFEQADVLVSPTSPTTAFRFGEKMDDPLAMYLNDVATIPANLAGTPAMSIPAGLSDDGLPVGFQFFAPQMRDEVMYRPAAALEAALEEQWGGPISRKLSTPWLDGLDQGSTK, via the coding sequence ATGAGCGCACAGGAAGAATTGGTCAAGCAATCCGCCTCCGATATGGCCGCACAGTTGCGGTCGGGGCAGGTCTCCAGCCGTGAACTGGTTCAGGCTCATCTGGATGTGATCGAGGCTGCCGAGCCCAGCATCGATGCATTTCTGCATGTCAGCGCCGATCAGGCCCTGGAGCAGGCTGACGCCTTCGACCAGCGCCTGGCTCATGATGGGGCCGAGGGGCTGCCGGAACTGGCCGGCGTTCCCATTGCCATCAAGGACATGATCGTCACCAAGGGCATTCCCACCACGGCTGCCTCCAAGATCCTCGAGGGATGGGTGCCGCCTTACGACGCTACTGTCATCAAAAAACTCAAGGCCGCGGGTATGCCTATTCTGGGCAAGACCAACTTGGATGAGTTCGCCCAGGGGTCTTCCACTGAGCACTCGGCCTTCAAGCCCACACACAACCCCTGGGACACCGAACGGGTCCCAGGCGGTTCTGGTGGCGGCTCGGCCTCGGCTGTCGGCGCTTTTGAGGCTCCGCTGGCCCTGGGTACCGACACCGGCGGGTCCATTCGCCAGCCCGGATCTCTGACCGGCACCGTGGGTGTCAAACCCACCTACGGTGGTGTCTCCAGGTTTGGGGCCATAGCCATGGCCTCCTCCCTTGATCAGATTGGTCCGGTTTCCCGGTCAGTGCTGGATGCGGCACTGCTGCAGGAGGTCATCGGTGGCTATGATCGTCGTGACTCCACATCCATTCCCAAGCCGGTTCCCCCTCTGGCCCAGGCCGCGCGGCAGGGTCAGAAGCGTGACCTGAAGGGCCTCAAGGTGGGTCTTGTCAAGGAGCTGGGTGGCGAGGGCTACCAGCCTGGCGTCGAGGCCCGCTTCAACGAGGCTGTCTCGCTACTGGAATCCATGGGCGCTCAGGTGGTTCAGGTCTCCTGCCCGCACTTCCCCTACGCGCTGGCTGCTTACTACATCATCATGCCCTCCGAGGTCTCCTCCAACCTGGCACGTTACGACGGCATGCGCTACGGCCTGCGGGTCATGCCCCCCGAGGGCGTTCCCCAGACGGCCGCCAACATGATGGCCGCTACACGCGAGGCCGGGTTCGGCGACGAGGTCAAGCGCAGGATCATCCTGGGTATCTACGCCCTGTCCGCCGGGTACTACGACGCCTGGTACGGCTCGGCCCAGAAGGTCCGCACCCTGGTCATCCGCGACTTCGAAAAAGCCTTCGAGCAGGCCGATGTCCTGGTATCGCCGACTTCGCCGACCACGGCCTTCCGTTTCGGCGAGAAGATGGACGATCCGCTGGCCATGTACCTGAACGACGTGGCCACCATTCCGGCCAACCTGGCCGGAACCCCCGCCATGTCGATTCCCGCCGGGCTCAGCGACGACGGGCTGCCTGTCGGCTTCCAGTTCTTCGCCCCCCAGATGCGCGACGAGGTCATGTACAGGCCTGCCGCTGCACTTGAGGCGGCCCTGGAGGAGCAGTGGGGAGGGCCCATCTCCCGGAAGCTGTCCACCCCCTGGCTGGATGGCCTGGATCAGGGATCGACCAAGTAG
- a CDS encoding ATP-binding cassette domain-containing protein, with protein MIVFDSLTKRFGSRKALNRVSFTARDGRVTGFVGPKGAGKSTTLRIALGLVRPDSGKVLFDGQSFVRLSSPMRTAGAVLNPRNAHPACKAREHLMALAAVNGIDHRRVDRVVEMVGLQSVADRPAGSFSLGMSQRLALAAALLGDPHNLVLDEPLDGLDPEGAERVRGIWRGLASRGRAVLLSSRKIDEMAQIADDLVIVAKGRILERTTVARFIGEHSCDSLYAVTPQPDQLKAALATAAGISITRLPPDESCPPDAARFRIQGAPLASTASILAQEGVVLYEFQQEEVSLEQAYKDVIHGRGDARP; from the coding sequence ATGATTGTCTTCGACTCGCTCACCAAGCGCTTTGGCTCCCGCAAGGCACTGAACCGTGTCTCCTTCACGGCCAGGGACGGTCGGGTGACCGGGTTTGTGGGGCCTAAAGGCGCCGGCAAGTCGACCACACTGCGCATTGCACTGGGGCTGGTTCGTCCTGATTCGGGCAAGGTCCTGTTCGATGGCCAGTCCTTCGTCCGGCTCTCATCGCCCATGCGGACAGCGGGAGCGGTACTGAATCCACGCAACGCCCATCCTGCCTGCAAGGCCAGGGAACACCTGATGGCACTGGCTGCGGTCAATGGCATTGATCACCGCCGGGTGGACCGGGTGGTGGAGATGGTTGGCCTGCAATCGGTCGCCGACAGGCCGGCGGGTTCCTTCTCTCTGGGGATGAGTCAGCGACTAGCCCTGGCCGCAGCCCTTCTGGGTGACCCACACAACCTGGTTCTGGATGAGCCCCTTGATGGGCTGGACCCGGAGGGAGCCGAGCGGGTGAGGGGCATCTGGCGCGGTCTTGCCTCACGGGGCAGGGCAGTCCTCCTAAGCTCCCGTAAGATAGACGAGATGGCTCAAATCGCCGATGATCTGGTCATCGTCGCCAAGGGACGGATCCTGGAGAGAACGACGGTGGCCCGGTTCATTGGTGAGCACTCCTGTGACTCTCTCTATGCGGTGACGCCGCAGCCCGACCAATTAAAGGCCGCCCTGGCCACGGCGGCCGGAATCAGCATCACCCGTCTGCCGCCAGACGAGAGCTGTCCGCCGGATGCCGCCCGCTTCCGCATCCAGGGTGCGCCCCTGGCTTCCACAGCCTCGATTCTGGCCCAGGAGGGTGTGGTGCTCTATGAGTTTCAGCAGGAGGAGGTTTCCCTGGAACAGGCCTACAAGGATGTCATCCATGGCAGAGGGGATGCGCGGCCATGA
- the rmuC gene encoding DNA recombination protein RmuC has product MFDSTSSVVMVVLLLLIGIFLGGLAGYVLGRARGRRAVGTGSDSQVDELRSQLDQAQERLHGSDAALVEARTKVDGLNRELSFVKSQLAQAQQAEQIRIEQERRRAQAQEEEKRRRQAQSMEEESKVLSALAPVQKNLDALQHKVAQIEEGRKQEMGSLGQQLKSLGEQQGRLDKETSSLASALRNNKVRGAWGEAQLRNIVESAGLLEHVDFDTQVVVTASDGRVLRPDMVVHLPGGKTIPIDAKAPYSDYQRACEIPDTASDDELRRRDELLKAHARALREHVKALADKEYWNAFETAPDFVVAFIPNDSLLQAALEVDPTLMDDAFAQKVALTSPVTLWAVLKSVAYAWQQQNLSEDARTLFTLTHELYDRFVVLGDRANKLGRSITATVTAYNKFASSLESRVLVTARKLQQMDPSKVIDSVDMIDSDKGNIRELTAPEVLSDQGQ; this is encoded by the coding sequence ATGTTCGATTCTACGTCATCAGTGGTCATGGTGGTGCTTCTCCTGCTGATTGGTATTTTTTTGGGAGGACTGGCCGGGTATGTGCTGGGTCGCGCCCGGGGTCGGAGGGCCGTCGGCACGGGGTCTGACAGCCAGGTGGATGAGCTGCGCTCGCAGCTGGACCAGGCTCAGGAACGGCTTCACGGATCCGATGCGGCTCTGGTGGAGGCGCGGACCAAGGTGGACGGTCTGAACCGCGAGCTCTCCTTTGTCAAGTCCCAGCTGGCCCAGGCCCAGCAGGCCGAGCAGATCAGAATCGAGCAGGAGCGCCGCCGTGCACAGGCTCAGGAAGAGGAGAAGAGACGTAGGCAGGCTCAGAGCATGGAGGAGGAGAGCAAGGTGCTCTCGGCCCTGGCCCCCGTGCAGAAGAATTTGGACGCCCTCCAACACAAGGTGGCCCAGATCGAAGAGGGCCGCAAGCAGGAGATGGGCTCCCTTGGACAGCAGCTGAAGAGCCTGGGCGAGCAGCAGGGGAGGCTGGACAAGGAAACCAGCTCTCTGGCTTCGGCCCTGCGCAACAACAAGGTGCGCGGCGCCTGGGGCGAGGCTCAGCTCAGGAACATCGTCGAGTCCGCTGGTCTCTTGGAGCATGTGGACTTTGACACCCAGGTTGTGGTCACCGCCTCGGATGGCCGCGTCCTGCGCCCCGATATGGTGGTTCACCTGCCAGGCGGCAAGACCATTCCCATCGATGCCAAGGCCCCTTATTCCGACTACCAGCGGGCCTGCGAGATTCCCGACACCGCTTCGGATGATGAGCTGCGCCGCCGGGACGAACTGCTCAAGGCGCATGCCCGGGCCCTGCGAGAGCACGTCAAGGCCCTGGCCGACAAGGAGTACTGGAACGCCTTCGAAACAGCCCCGGACTTCGTGGTGGCCTTCATACCCAACGACTCCCTTCTACAGGCCGCACTGGAGGTGGACCCCACCCTGATGGACGATGCTTTTGCCCAAAAGGTGGCTCTGACCTCGCCGGTGACCCTTTGGGCTGTGCTCAAGTCGGTGGCCTACGCCTGGCAGCAGCAGAACCTGTCTGAAGACGCCCGCACCCTCTTTACGTTGACCCATGAGCTCTATGACCGCTTTGTGGTCCTGGGTGATCGGGCCAACAAACTGGGCCGTTCCATCACTGCCACGGTGACCGCCTACAACAAGTTCGCCTCCTCTTTGGAGTCGCGCGTTCTGGTTACCGCCCGCAAGCTGCAGCAGATGGACCCCTCCAAGGTCATCGATTCGGTCGACATGATCGATTCAGACAAGGGCAATATCAGGGAGCTGACCGCGCCGGAAGTTTTGTCCGACCAAGGGCAGTGA